From the genome of Mucilaginibacter paludis DSM 18603:
GAAAACATCCTGCTGTTCAAACAAACAAGCTGTTTTATTACCTTGATTATTTTGACGAAAGTTTCGAAAAGATCCGTCCGCTCCGTGACCGGATTGCGCACCGCGGCGACCTGGAGGACAGTACCCTGGCGATGATCAGCAGTTACCAACTTTACCCATACAACGACGAGGTCTATCACGACCAGCTGGAGGACATGATCGCGTATAATTATGTTTTTGAAAAGAACCAGGGTATCCTGAAACAGGCGGTTCTGATCCTGCTGATGCACATCAAAGATGACTTTGACAAAGTAGCAGGAAATTTATCAAGGACGCCGTAAATGTCAAAGGTCAAAAGGTACTGAATTCAAGCTGGCCGTTTTTAGCAACGGACATTCCAAAAGTATCGATACGATCGGGGTAATCAAAGAGTATATCTGCCAGCAGTTGTTTATGGTCATGGCTCATATGGCTGCCCAAATAGATGGCTTTGATCTTAATCGCATCGTCTTCGGCCTTCCCGCTATGAAAGTGGAACTTCACCCCATCGTTGTGGGGGAATTTCCCAAAATGAACCAAGCGGAATTCGCGTTCATCCTGATACCCGTGATGTTTAACAAATAAGCCATCCTTGATCACCTGCTCGGGAGTGTCGGCCCTCAGTGGCGGCGGTTCTTCCAAATAGGTTATTTTACCGGCATAAATATTATTTTTCAAAAGCCATGTTTTAGGGATTTCCAGCGTATAACAAAGCCCTCGGTGCCCATTGGCATATCTGTCCCACATCGCGACGCTGCTTGCAATTTCTTGCGGTTTATTCAGCGATGAACAGCACCTGACCCGTACGTTGTTATACGAGATATTGACCGCCAAATGGGACTGGTTGGCGGGGTTCAATAATGGACAATCGCTGACCTTATCCGGGAATGAGTTAACTTCAGAAAAGTAAATGCTGTTGTTTTTAAGCAGGTCGAAAAGATGATTCGCATTTCCGATGAACATCGAAACCTGAATATGATCGCCCATGGTATCCATTTCAGTTTGAATAGTCTGGAACAAACTGGCAAAGGAATGGGCGTAATAGCCGCGGGCTATTTGGTCCCGGTCCGCAAATGCACGGTCATCGACAAATGCTTTTAAAGTATCGTCGACAGTAACATCTGTAATGAATTTCTGGCTGAGGGGTGTCAGTTTTTTCCAGTTGGCATAGTGATCGCCCAAAGCAAAACAAAAACCGGAATTGTTAGGCTCCTGTTTTAGCGCCATTCTCAGCAGGCAGATCGCTTCTTCCCGAAGCTCATTTTTGGAAAAAGAATAAGCTGCGAGATTGGCGTATGAATCCGCGTAGTAGGGGTTCATCCTGATACAGGTAAATAGATCGGCGATCGCCTCTTTATGTCTGGCCAAACCCCATAAAGCTTTACTTCGGTTAACATAACCCCGGAAAGCCTGCGGGTCAGATCCTAATAAGAGTTCGCAGGACTTCAGCGCGCCGGCATAGTCGCCGGACTGATTTTTGAGACGGGCGATTTTTACCAAGTAATCTACTGACTTAAAGACAGCGTAGCCGATTTCATAACAGATCAAAGCCACGGTGTCTTTTTTAAATTTTTCGTAGAATTCACCCTGAACCAAATACACGTCTTTCCATTTCATTAAATGAAGGACGGTATTCGCGTCATTGACCGCGCTTGCTTTCTGGCCAAGCTGGTAAAAGGCCAATGACCTGAAAAAATAAGATTCAATGTCCTTCGGATCAACCGACACACACCTGGTGCCGATCTGGACGATCCTTTCCCATTCACCAAAATCGAGCGACATATCATAGTCAAAAGACCGAGTAGTGCGGTAACCTTTTTCCTGGTTAATGGTGTAAATAGGACCGAATATATGCATCCATCGGAGATCAGACATCGTAATGGCTTTAAAGGTTGATTTTGCTTCCTGACACGTAAAAATAACAAAGCCCCGCCGAATTCCGGCAGGGCTCCTTCAAAAACATGCTTATAATTATTTCGTTGCCGCGTTCTTGATATCGGTGACTTCCTTGCGGATATCACCGGCGGCCACTTTCAGTTGTTGCATCGCATTCCTTAAACGGGTGCCGGCTGCTTTGTTAGCTTTGTTGTAAAAGCTTTCGGCGTCTTTTTCTGCTTCGGCCAGCAGGGTCTTTAATTCTTCGAACTTCTTCATGATTGTTTTTATTTAAAGGGTTAAAAATAAATTAATAATTCAACAGCACAAACAGGCCGCCCTTAACGTTTGCGGCCTTTGCTTTGCTGCTGATCTTCTTTCTGGGCCAGGCCTTTTTTCGGACCGAGTTCCAGGTGCGTCGGTTTTTCGAACTGTTCCCGTTTTTCGCGGCGGCCCTTGTCATCAAAGAAATCCAGGCTGCTGTAACGGGCGGAAAGATCCACTTTCATGGCCACTTCTTTACCTTCTTTCAGCGTGGTCACGTCGGTACGGTTACCCGCCTCGAATGATTTGATCAGCTCCGCCTTCTGCGCCGGGTCGGCCAGTTCCTTGATCTGGTAACGATCCAGGGTTTTGTCGATATCAAAACCATATTGCGGCACATGGTAATTATTCAGCTTCCGGTTGCCGTAATCGTCTTTAGCCTGATCGAAATCCAGTTTGATCCAGGCGGCGTAGGGTTCGCCCTGGCGGGTCAACATATCCCCTCGGAACACGGTGCGGCCCTGTACCAGGTTAGCGCATTGCTCTGCCGTAAAGCCGTAGCCCTTTTCCGGGTAAAAGGTCTGCGAAACCGGCGGTGTGTTGAATACCGGCGCGAATTCCCTGTTCAGGTAGATGTCCTTGCCATTCTCTTTACTGGCCAGCAATTGCTTACTGTCCGCATCAACACCTACACCCAGTTCGGACGTGCCCTTCTGTTTTTTAAAGAACTCGATGGCGTCGGTCGCATTATCAAAGTGCTTGGTCAGCGTTTTATCGGCCTTCTCCGGGTCTTGCGTGCTCACCATATAGCTTTGGTCGGGCGGCAGTACCGGCGCCTTACCCGCGGTCACGTCAACTTTACCCATATTATAAAAATCGCTTTGGTTGGATTTTTTAAAGTGCAGGGTAAAGTTGACCGGCCCCTGGTCGCCCGGCAGCTGGTCTTTGAGCACAAAATAGTTCGGCAGCGGTCGCATTTTAGCTTCCAACTGATCAGCCACTTCGGGGCTGAATTTCAATGTTTTGAGTTCTCCCCTCAAGTCTTCCAGATTGTTCAGATTCATACGTTTTTCGTTTAAGTGATCAATTTGTTTGTTGTTCATCAGTTCGGTCAGCTCGCGGTGAGCCCTGGCTATTTGGGGCAGGTCATGGTAGGTTTTACTTACCAGGAATTCCTGCTTCTTTTCCTCTAAATAGAGATTGCCTTCGTTGGGTGCTGCCCAGGACCAGTGTTTGACGGCCAGCCTATCGGCCGCGTCCTCACTGCGCCCGTCATTACTAAAAGAAAGTTTATTGATATCGGCCATCGCGCTCAGCGCATCGCGGCTGAGGTTCGGATGATCCCAGTCAATGGCCGCCATACGTTGATCCAGTTCGCGGGTGTCGATCCCTTGCAGTAGTTCATGTTTGATCGGGACCTGTAAAAGGTGGATGGTCAGCGGCGCGTGGTGCACCCGGTCGCCCTCCCGCAGGCTAAAGTCCCATTCGATATAAAGCTTGTCCGGGCCGAGCGGATATTTATCCGGCCAGATCGGTGAATCGTTAAAGTCAGCCAGGCCGGCACCGACCCTTAGGGCGATCGTTTCATGATAACCTTTTTCCAGCAGCGTCTCCATGGCTTCGGTAGGATTGCCTAAATTCATCGTTCGGTTATTTAAGTTTACTTCAGGATTAGCGGCCAACACCTTTTCCAGTAATTCACCAGCCGCTACACAATAGATCGGGTAGTCATCAAAACCAAGCCCGCCGCCCATTAATTCCCGGTCATCCGCGCTATCCAGCGCATCACCCTTATCTTTAAAGAATTCCAGGTGCATCGGGTGCAAACTCACTTCTGAAGGCCGCTGGCTGAACACTACGTATTTTTCACCCGCTTCCAGCGCATGGGTGATCGAGTTTGCAACTTCTTGTGCATGTTGGGTTTCCAGGTACATGGTTGCGTTTCGCTAATGCTTCACATTATTGTCCCGCAGCAAGACGGTTTCCCCATTATGCAGCTTCACCCGGATCTTGCGGACCTTCTTGCCCAACAAGCCTTTGGCCGCCGATATCCCCGCCGTCGCCGCCTGCGTCCCTAAACTTTGATCCATGCTTAAGAACTGCATATTATCCAGCGCGTTCGCCGTGCCGCTGCCCGCCGCTTCGCCGAGTTCCGCTTCCGGCGCATTAATCCCCGGCAGGCCGTCCAGCCCGAAGACCGTCAGGCTGACAGGGATGATCGCGTTGCCCAGGCGGATATTTTTGATCTCCAGCAGCAAACGCTGGTTCATCACCGAACAGGCCCCGAACAATTGCTGGCCTTTAGGCAATAGCAGACCTGCAATACGCAGCGTGTCTTTTAGCTTCAACCTGACCACACCGCCCGGAGCGACCTTTTGTGTACCGTCGATCAGGGCGGGTATCGCCTTAAAAGCCGTATCCTTTTCTGCTGGTAATTTAACCGCAGGTTTCACCGCCAAAGCCGGGTTTTGTATCTGCGCGATCTTATCCAGCATGGTATTCAATTGCGCCATTTGCGGGTCCGGCGCGGAACTGTTCTGTTTTTCCTTCAGCAACTTTTCCAGCCTGGCCAACTGCTCATTATCCGGGTTAACGGCCACCGGTGCTGAACTAACCTGCGGTTTAGCCAGCTGCGTCCTGATCTGGGATAAGCGCTGGTTAATGGCCAGCTCATTGGCATCTGCCTGTGCTTTGCCATGTAAAGGGCCAGAATTTTGCACCACTGTGTCCCAGCCCAGATTAGCTAATGAGCCAGAATGTTGCCGTGCCGAATCCCGCTTTTGCTGGTCATAGGCATCCATTTTGTCCTTGGGCTGTGGCCTTTTCAGGTCAGGCGAAGGCAGGCTGGCATTCAGCCCTTTACTATCCACCACCGTTTTCGGCGGGTTCATTTGCCGGTAGCCCCAAAAAGCGGCCAGCGCCATCACTAAGATCAGCGGTGGTAGGATGAGCAACATTTTACGGTGCTCCTTGAGTTTTTCTAATGTTGTTTGCATAAATAAAGGATTAAGGGGTTATAAAATGGTTTTTAAGAGGAGCCATAAACTGATCCCGCCAAATACCAGGCAGAATAAGCACAGGGCGATGATCTTGGAGGCTTTGTCCCAATAGGCGGTTTTACGCCCGAGCCAGTCAGCCACCTGTCTTTGCCGTAAAAGCAGGATATTTACCCAGCGTTCGGCTGCTTCGGCGGTCCGCGGGCTAAGCACTTTTGGTTTGCGTCTGAACAGGTTCATGGCTGGCGGTTTTGGGTGGACAGGTCTTTGTTTTCCATGGTTTCCCAATGCTCGATCAGGAACCCGTGCGGGTTATTATCGCTGCGGCTGACATTGCGCAAATCGCCTTTGGTGACCAGGCTTCGGACCGTAACCGTCGTCGAACGGATCAGTTTTTCGGTTGCGTAGCAGGTAAAAGCATAGGGATAGGTCACGGTATTCAAACTGATGCTATCCACCGTCAGCTGTTGGCTGACATTACCGGACACCAGGCTATTGTAATACCCCTTTTCCTGCAGGTCGTCAAATGCCTTTTTCGCGCTTTCATCCGCTAAATAAAGGGCTTTGGTCACCGTTGCCCGGATCTGCTTATCATCCGGGTCGAGGTTAAAAAAGGCCTCGTGGAATACTTTGATATGGTCCCGCGCCTCGACCGGGATATTCGATTTCCGGTCGGAGGTAACGGCCTCCAGTGCTTTGCCATTGGCCAGGATATAAATATGTGACCGGAAATCTGCCGCATAACGCAAACTCGAATAGACCGCAAAGCAACTGATCAGCGCGCAAAGGATAACCAGCACATAGCTGAATCGCCGGATATGACGAAAAGATGTTTCGATATTTTTGAAGTGTGTAAACATGATGATAGCTTTTAATTGTCCTTGCCCGATAATTTGTCTTTCTGATAATTCCCTTTATCGCCGGCCCCTAAATAACCTTCCCAAAAGTTGCGCGGTGCATTGAGCATATTACCCACACCGCGTCCCATGCGCTCCCCGGCAGCCGCGCCGCCCTGTACTGCGGTATTGGTCACCGTGGAGATACCACCCGCAGCAATGGTGCTCATCCGCATCATCAGGCCATTGCCGCCATGGGCATGCACCACATAATTGGCTACCGTCGGTACGGAGAAATAACCCACGATGCCAATGACTAAAAACACCAAATAAGCCGTATCATTCGGGCTAAAGAAGGTATCGCCCGCGCTTTGGATCTGCGAGATGTCCAGCTTGATCATTTGCTGCTGCACCTGCCCGATGATCGCCCCGAAGATGTTAGCGATCGGCAGCCATAAAAAGATATTGATATAGCGCGTTAGCCATTGCACCAGCGAATTCTGGAACCCGTCAAAGACGGATATGCCGAATACCAGCGGCCCCAAAATGGCCAGCACGATCATAAAAAAGGTGCGGATCGTATTGATACAGAGTATCGCGGCCGCATACAAGACCTGCAGCACTTCCGACATCCAGGCCTTGATATTGTTCTTGAAAGCATAGGCCTGCTTATCCATCCAGAACTTGATATCATTGCCTAAAGAGGAAAAAGTACCCTCGTTATTATCGTTCGGATCATCGGGATGCGTATAGCCATACCATTTTTCACGGTCACCGTTTCCATCATCGCCGACATACATTTCATAAGCCGAACTATGCTTGATCGCATCCTCCTTTTGCTTGAGCAGCAAAGCAATGCTGTTATCCGAGTTCTTGACCATGTTCCCGGTGGCTGTCACCACAGGCGAAAGGATACCATTGATCAGCGCGATCACCAACGGGAATAACAGGATGGCCATGCCCAAAACGAAAGGCCGTAACAAAGGGTAAAAATCCAGCGGCTCGGCATTAGCGATCTGTTTCCAGACCCGGGCAGCGATATACCACAGCGCCCCGAACCCGGCAATACCCCGCGCAGTATCGATCAGCCCCGAACAAAGGGGCAGCATCTGGTTATAGACGCCATCCAGCACTGGCTGCATGCCTTTTAAACTGCTGGTAATATCCTGGGCGGAAGCCATCCCACTCCAAAGCAGCAATGGCAGTAGATAAACTAATTTTTTCATGGGTAAAGGGATTTAAGGTTAGTGACATCGTTACTTTCCTTTTGCCGCTGGGCCAGCAGCACATTGGCCTGCCGGTTAAAAGAGCGCAGGAACACCAGCTTATTGTTGCCCGAAGCATAGATCCGGTCAATGGCCGATAACCGTTCGTCATCGCTCATCCGCAACTTCGAGGCCGTCAGGATATCCGCCAGTTCATTCACATCGTTCAGCGCCTCGCTGGTCAGCTGTCCGTAGACCCGGCCTAAATAGTCCAGTTCTTCTACCGAAAACCGGCCGCTCGAACGAAAAGCCCCATAAGCCTTTTTATACTCCGAAACGATACTGGCTTCATTGGCCAAAATATCCGCCACCCTTGCGTATTTCGCCACTTCGGGGTTGACCTGTAAAAGGCCATCCAGGAAAACCGAATGCAGATTGAAATTGCCCTTGGCCAGGTTCTTTACGGTCTCGTACCCGCCGGTCAGCATGGAATAACCCTGCTGCATATCCGAGAGGATCGCTTTGAACTGCGTCAGCTTTTCAATATCCAGCAATAATTGCTGCAGGTCCTGATCCTGGGCTTTGGCCGGCGCAAAACTGAAAGCGCAAAGCAAAAAGCAAAGCAGGACGCTAATTTTTAATGTTTTCATAAATACTTTGTTGCGTTTGTATGTCCTGTAATTCCCGTTGCTGTTGATTGAACATGACCCTGACCTGGCTGCAAAACGAGCGCGTAAATACCAGCTTGTCCCGCACCCTAACTTCGATGGCATCCAATCTTTTCAGCCGCTCATCATCCGTCATGGCCACATGTTCGCTCAGCACCGTTTGTAGCTCCGCTACATCGTGATCCACATCCGCCAGCACCGAAGCCTTAACTGAATTAACATAATTGCGGGTATCAGCAGGCAAGGACAAACGGGCCACCTGGTCAAATTGCCCCGGAATGAGCTGTGCCATCCGAACGATACTATCCGCCTTCGGGTTATTCCGGATATAAGGGTTGACCGTCCGCAATGAACGGTAATAGCTGTTATGCAGGTCAAACTCACCTTTCACCCAGCTGCC
Proteins encoded in this window:
- a CDS encoding tetratricopeptide repeat protein, producing MSLDFGEWERIVQIGTRCVSVDPKDIESYFFRSLAFYQLGQKASAVNDANTVLHLMKWKDVYLVQGEFYEKFKKDTVALICYEIGYAVFKSVDYLVKIARLKNQSGDYAGALKSCELLLGSDPQAFRGYVNRSKALWGLARHKEAIADLFTCIRMNPYYADSYANLAAYSFSKNELREEAICLLRMALKQEPNNSGFCFALGDHYANWKKLTPLSQKFITDVTVDDTLKAFVDDRAFADRDQIARGYYAHSFASLFQTIQTEMDTMGDHIQVSMFIGNANHLFDLLKNNSIYFSEVNSFPDKVSDCPLLNPANQSHLAVNISYNNVRVRCCSSLNKPQEIASSVAMWDRYANGHRGLCYTLEIPKTWLLKNNIYAGKITYLEEPPPLRADTPEQVIKDGLFVKHHGYQDEREFRLVHFGKFPHNDGVKFHFHSGKAEDDAIKIKAIYLGSHMSHDHKQLLADILFDYPDRIDTFGMSVAKNGQLEFSTF
- a CDS encoding conjugative transposon protein TraM; this translates as MQTTLEKLKEHRKMLLILPPLILVMALAAFWGYRQMNPPKTVVDSKGLNASLPSPDLKRPQPKDKMDAYDQQKRDSARQHSGSLANLGWDTVVQNSGPLHGKAQADANELAINQRLSQIRTQLAKPQVSSAPVAVNPDNEQLARLEKLLKEKQNSSAPDPQMAQLNTMLDKIAQIQNPALAVKPAVKLPAEKDTAFKAIPALIDGTQKVAPGGVVRLKLKDTLRIAGLLLPKGQQLFGACSVMNQRLLLEIKNIRLGNAIIPVSLTVFGLDGLPGINAPEAELGEAAGSGTANALDNMQFLSMDQSLGTQAATAGISAAKGLLGKKVRKIRVKLHNGETVLLRDNNVKH
- the traK gene encoding conjugative transposon protein TraK; the protein is MFTHFKNIETSFRHIRRFSYVLVILCALISCFAVYSSLRYAADFRSHIYILANGKALEAVTSDRKSNIPVEARDHIKVFHEAFFNLDPDDKQIRATVTKALYLADESAKKAFDDLQEKGYYNSLVSGNVSQQLTVDSISLNTVTYPYAFTCYATEKLIRSTTVTVRSLVTKGDLRNVSRSDNNPHGFLIEHWETMENKDLSTQNRQP
- the traJ gene encoding conjugative transposon protein TraJ, coding for MKKLVYLLPLLLWSGMASAQDITSSLKGMQPVLDGVYNQMLPLCSGLIDTARGIAGFGALWYIAARVWKQIANAEPLDFYPLLRPFVLGMAILLFPLVIALINGILSPVVTATGNMVKNSDNSIALLLKQKEDAIKHSSAYEMYVGDDGNGDREKWYGYTHPDDPNDNNEGTFSSLGNDIKFWMDKQAYAFKNNIKAWMSEVLQVLYAAAILCINTIRTFFMIVLAILGPLVFGISVFDGFQNSLVQWLTRYINIFLWLPIANIFGAIIGQVQQQMIKLDISQIQSAGDTFFSPNDTAYLVFLVIGIVGYFSVPTVANYVVHAHGGNGLMMRMSTIAAGGISTVTNTAVQGGAAAGERMGRGVGNMLNAPRNFWEGYLGAGDKGNYQKDKLSGKDN